One segment of Clavelina lepadiformis chromosome 2, kaClaLepa1.1, whole genome shotgun sequence DNA contains the following:
- the LOC143447439 gene encoding uncharacterized protein LOC143447439, producing the protein MSFMYKSMISRGPGKRKIKLQEENILRLMQDDEDDEEEDQDFKLDEAQQRRASDDSVESGTDDSDSQTSADENGNTSSEDEKNTQNVTESLLKSESVKHNTQRRHRRDKPFILPTVQSARAQIQSKYPSLPTILSETLTKSQKQLEISKAMVQKCVSAASLKSCVICLSRKNAENITGCGRCGVTVHKSCYGDHFEYKHPGRSKWFCDCCLSDAGENCEFCPNTSGCMKETSSGQWCHVVCARYILGGEMFESNHRYINMSALNYKLYGSKECSLCEDRLVARTGICVKCDAGLCKTFFHVTCAQRNGLLSENESESETDPYFVYCALHLGKEKMIESQRFYFAAFAAVDALKRKHGSGRQRIHDMEILQKQRKQFNESEKDCFPRVPTSACPPSRQLTSNAAAVRLLNRKAEIMFGINVRSPASYFPQPSHVRKRHRVAPALTPEFASHYADRELRINEVTENLKRVADDNRKLLEDESGLRNKYNDVREELASMENQENEIIKSSRDLFSMFSQLKRWSKDNQHDLSQNHEFRPLKRDVNIGNESGRMRGRKRPMNDQPSLPSTVKAQEVASSNLLKICDICKSDKEQHLLVQCDVCKRSLHLGCCEPPLTQMPKKTKFSLWQCSECVSSSEEESAESEDTNHGSYITPEGRRQTQRSHRPPEKLATMLFNDQQLLEQRKMINNITRSFRKNRNERRKKNPPWLHGKGEEGKLGISMKSKQIKKIAKNSALKPADRILEQMKDKNLDKAHVVVHRSSQIELTDKLENSNQNQPNFSFPVCSIVPPLGGITLVDRSSISGTDVGGSPPGKLIPAQLVKPVILPKSDIFKMQGTSVAIRPMISSENAVCSVADQLRKLVKSIKIAPVSPTVAAGKSEPALTEKTSPKMLPTTTPKALTSLTPMTSEKLRKIVKVDPPPTPQSEDTSERESVPTSSITIQDCTRPAQESDSPRETPPACDVCGKDDSLKEMVRCGACFDHYHIWCCDPPLTSVPKTSKFAYWECAKCSSKLLQKEEEDEASGGIETTPDGRRKITRMRKPPEKFATLFYSAAQQKMLKSFLSRRARVVKSAKVKKEPYRLEITYSAAQAEERRKDDVTSPQMDPVRPPSTKDTNDVNVNPEFENPTLDGGSLT; encoded by the exons ATTCTGTTGAAAGTGGAACGGACGACAGCGATTCACAGACTTCGGCCGACGAAAATGGAA ACACATCATCAGAAGATgaaaaaaacacacaaaatgtCACAGAATCATTATTGAAGTCTG AGTCAGTCAAGCATAACACGCAACGACGTCACAGAAGGGATAAACCATTCATTCTCCCAACCGTCCAATCAGCAAGAGCCCAGATTCAATCAAAATATCCCAGTTTACCGACAATCCTCAGTGAAACTTTGACGAAATCACAGAAGCAGCTGGAGATTTCTAAGGCGATG GTGCAGAAATGTGTCAGTGCTGCTTCATTGAAATCTTGCGTAATCTGCTTGAGTAGGAAGAACGCGGAAAACATAACGGGCTGTGGTCGCTGTGGGGTGACTGTGCACAAAA GTTGTTATGGCGATCATTTTGAATACAAACATCCTGGTCGTAGCAAGTGGTTCTGTGACTGCTGCTTGAGCGATGCGGGCGAG AACTGCGAATTTTGTCCAAATACCAGCGGTTGTATGAAAGAGACATCTAGTGGCCAATGGTGTCATGTCGTCTGTGCAAG ATACATTCTTGGCGGCGAGATGTTCGAGTCGAACCATCGCTACATCAACATGTCGGCTCTCAATTACAAGCTATACGGTTCCAAGGAATGTTCCCTCTGTGAGGACAGGCTCGTTGCAAGGACAG GGATCTGTGTGAAGTGTGATGCGGGCCTCTGCAAGACCTTCTTCCACGTCACTTGTGCGCAGAGGAATGGTCTGCTTTCAGAGAATGAGTCAGAGAG TGAGACTGATCCTTACTTCGTCTACTGCGCCCTCCACCTCGGCAAGGAGAAGATGATCGAATCGCagcgtttttattttgcggCGTTCGCGGCAGTTGATGCACTCAAGCGCAAGCATGGAAGCGGCAGACAGAGG ATCCACGACATGGAAATCTTACAAAAGCAGCGAAAGCAGTTCAACGAGTCTGAAAAAGATTGTTTCCCGCGGGTCCCCACCTCAGCTTGCCCTCCCTCACGACAACTGACGTCGAATGCTGCTGCTGTGAGACTACTAAACAGGAAAGCTGAGATCATGTTCGGGATAAACGTTCGG AGTCCTGCCTCGTACTTTCCGCAACCTTCCCATGTAAGGAAGCGCCATCGTGTGGCACCGGCACTTACCCCGGAGTTCGCGTCGCACTATGCCGATCGAGAACTGAGAATAAACGAGGTGACAGAGAATCTAAAACGAGTTGCCGATGACAACCGGAAGCTGCTTGAAGATGAATCAGGATTGagaaataaatataatgat GTGCGAGAGGAACTCGCTTCGATGGAAAACCAGGAAAATGAGATCATAAAAAGTTCAAGGGATCTCTTCTCAATGTTCTCTCAACTCAAGCGATGGTCCAAAGACAACCAGCATGACCTCAG CCAGAACCATGAATTCCGACCTTTAAAACGTGACGTCAATATTGGAAACGAATCGGGGAGGATGAGGGGAAGAAAGCGGCCGATGAATGACCAG CCGAGTTTGCCTTCAACCGTCAAAGCACAGGAAGTTGCATCAAGCAACCTCCTGAAGATCTGTGACATCTGCAAGAGTGACAAGGAGCAACATCTCCTGGTGCAGTGTGATGTCTGCAAAAGATCTCTCCACCTTGGATGCTGCGAGCCACCTCTCACACAGATGCCAAAGAAGACAAAATTTAGCCTCTG GCAGTGTTCCGAGTGCGTGTCAAGCAGTGAGGAAGAATCGGCCGAGAGTGAGGACACAAATCATGGAAGCTACATCACTCCGGAGGGAAGGAGGCAGACACAGAGATCTCATCGTCCTCCTGAGAAGCTTGCCACAATGCTCTTCAACGACCAGCAGCTCTTGGAACAGAGGAAGATG ATAAACAACATCACAAGATCATTCCGAAAGAATCGCAATGAAAGGAGGAAGAAGAATCCTCCATGGCTGCATGGGAAGGGAGAAGAAG GTAAGCTCGGGATCTCGATGAAGAGCAAACAGATAAAGAAGATTGCGAAGAACTCCGCGTTGAAACCTGCTGACAGGATTCTTGAGCAGATGAAAGACAAAAACTTGGACAAAGCTCATGTCGTTGTCCACAGAAGCTCTCAGATTGAACTCACGGATAAGTTGGAGAATTCCAACCAAAATCAACCAAATTTCTCATTCCCGGTCTGCTCAATAGTGCCACCTCTTGGAGGGATTACATTAGTTGATAGATCGAGTATATCCGGGACAGATGTTGGTGGGTCGCCACCAGGCAAGCTTATTCCAGCGCAGCTTGTGAAGCCGGTTATCTTGCCCAAATCCGACATTTTTAAGATGCAGGGAACATCGGTTGCAATCCGACCAATGATAAGCTCCGAAAATGCGGTGTGCAGCGTCGCCGATCAACTTCGTAAACTCGTCAAGTCCATCAAGATCGCTCCAGTGAGCCCAACAGTTGCAGCCGGGAAATCGGAACCGGCGCTCACAGAGAAAACTTCGCCGAAGATGTTGCCAACGACGACACCAAAAGCTCTGACCAGTTTGACACCGATGACGTCAGAAAAGTTGAGGAAGATTGTGAAGGTAGATCCCCCACCAACGCCACAGAGTGAGGACACATCTGAGAGAGAGAGCGTGCCCACTTCCAGCATCACCATCCAGGACTGCACGAGACCTGCTCAAGAGAGCGACTCCCCCAGGG AGACCCCACCTGCGTGTGATGTCTGTGGGAAAGACGACTCGTTGAAGGAAATGGTTCGATGTGGAGCATGCTTTGACCACTACCATATATGGTGTTGCGACCCACCACTCACATCGGTGCCGAAGACGAGTAAATTTGCATACTG GGAGTGTGCGAAGTGCTCCAGTAAGCTCCTCCAGAAAGAAGAGGAAGATGAGGCTTCGGGAGGAATAGAGACAACTCCAGATGGTAGAAGGAAGATCACAAGGATGAGGAAACCTCCAGAGAAGTTTGCCACTCTCTTCTACTCG GCTGCGCAACAGAAGATGTTGAAGAGCTTTTTATCCCGGAGAGCTCGCGTGGTGAAAAGTGCGAAAGTGAAGAAGGAACCATATCGTCTCGAAATCACTTACTCCGCTGCTCAAGCTGAGGAAAGGCGCAAAGATGACGTCACCAGTCCTCAGATGGATCCCGTTCGACCACCTTCAACGAAAGATACCAATGACGTCAATGTGAACCCCGAATTTGAAAACCCTACACTAGATGGGGGCTCATTAACTTAA
- the LOC143447479 gene encoding large ribosomal subunit protein uL15-like → MVSRFKKTRKLRGHVSHGHGRIGKHRKHPGGRGNAGGQHHHRINFDKYHPGYFGKVGMRHFHLKRNPDACPVINLDKLWTLVSDQTREQYKDKTDVAPVIDVVKAGFYKVLGKGALPKQPVIVKARFFSRRAEEKIKAVGGTCVLVA, encoded by the exons ATG GTTTCCCGGTTTAAGAAGACAAGGAAGTTGAGGGGTCACGTGAGCCATGGACATGGTCGAATAG GGAAGCACCGAAAGCATCCTGGAGGTCGAGGTAACGCTGGAGGGCAGCATCACCATCGAATCAACTTCGATAAATA CCATCCGGGATACTTCGGTAAGGTTGGAATGAGACATTTCCACCTGAAGCGCAACCCTGATGCCTGCCCAGTCATCAACCTCGACAAGCTTTGGACATTGGTCAGTGACCAGACGAGGGAGCAATACAAAGACAAGACAGATGTTGCTCCAGTCATCGACGTTGTGAAAGCT GGATTTTACAAAGTCCTCGGCAAAGGTGCCCTGCCAAAACAGCCGGTCATCGTCAAAGCGAGATTCTTCAGTCGTCGAGCCGAAGAAAAAATCAAAGCAGTCGGAGGCACTTGTGTATTGGTCGCTTAA